The genomic DNA ACCACGCGGTCATGACGCCGTCCGGTTCCGGGCCCTGTTGCGCCTCCGGCAACTCGGCGAAGAACTGGGCTCTGCGACCGCCGCGCAGAGCGTCGGAGATTCCACCGATGGTCCTGGGAACCCTCGGCCGGTCAGACGTATGCCCGTGAACGGGTTGAGCGCCCATCGACACCACCTTCCTCACTCCTCCATCAGATCACGGCGATCATGACGGGTTCGCAGCATTGACCGCGGAAGAACTGCGGCCAATGCTGCTCCGGAGCCACACGGGGTTCCGGTGACCGTCCGCGACACCCGGGGGTGCGAGATCAACGGTGATCGACCAGGGCGGCGACGAGTGTTTCCCGACTGATGGCCATCAGACCGGGTACACGTCCTGGATCTTGAAGGGGCCGTTGATGTCCATACGGGTGGTCCACGCCCGGTCGACCAGTTCGGAACGGCGAAAGGCAAGATCGGTCAACTCGCTCTGCAGCCTGTGGAGGTCGGACGCGTCCATCCCGTTCCTCCTGGCGAGGTCGATCCCCTCGTTCACATGGCGTTGCGCGTCGTTCAGATGCCCCGTCGTGTGCCTGCTGCCGAGTTGTGCTTCGAGTTGTTCCAACCGCGTCGCCTGCTGGGAGAGGTGACTCCTGGTCAGGTCATCCAGCTGAGAGTGGTTGGCCCAGCCCTCATGGCCTGCCTTGAGCCGTGCCCGAGCGGTGGCGTCGATCTCCCCGCGGGCATATGCGGCGTCGACCCTGGCGTGGACGGTGTTCCTGGCGTTGAGCAGAGACGATTCGACGCGGCGCAGCTGTTCCTCGGCCCGATTCACCTTCGCAGTGGCCTGGTTCGTCGAGATCCTGGCACGTACGACCTTGGTCTGTACGGCATTGGCGCGCGCTGCCACGGTGCGCTGCCCTTGTTGCGACATCAGCCGCTGTTTCGCCATCAGCTGATCGCTGACCCGCTGCTTGGCCGATGTTCCGCGTACCAGGTCCGCCAGGCGCGTGAAGAGCCGGCCGACGGACTGCATGGCGGCCCGGATCCATCCTTGCACCCGATGAGCGAATGGCCGCAACCGCAGCAGCATCGCCCGTCCCTGCGGAGTGAGAGCGGCGAGCCCCGCGATCCCGGCCAGCCCGGCGATCAGCCCCCCGGCCCACTTGACCACAGTCGTCGCAACCTGTGAAACGCTCGCCGCCACCGAGACATGCTGCGTGTGGTCGGTGGTCCGCGACAACAGTCCGGCTTTTCCCGCCACGTACGCACCCAACGCACCACTGGCGGCGCCGGCGTTCCCCTCGCCGAGTCTGTGCGCGCGAGCGCCGTCATCACCGAGCGACCGCCGTGAGCCCACCGCCGACTCCAGTACACCGGCCTGCCGCTCAAGCTCGCCGGTGTCCGGCGGCGTCGGAACGCCCAGCACACTGAAACCGTATGACTCAAGCCCAGCCGTCATGGTCGGCCCTCACCGCCGTTCGCCGCCTCGGCCTGTGCGTTCCGGGCCGCCATCAGGGCCTGGCCGTCTCCGGTCCTGCCCCACTGAGCGGTCAATTCCTCAGAGCCACTGAACAGCGCGCCGATGAACTCCTGATAGGGGCCGGCGAACTCCGGATAGGGCAGCGGGCTTCCGCCGCCCATCTGCGCTCGGAGGCTCTGGTGGGATTGGTGTTGCTCATCTGTCAGCGTACGGAATCTCTGGCCGGATGCCTGCCGACCATCCACATCCCATGTGATCTCATTATTTGTCATGACATCTCACCTTTCTTCCAGACGGCGGAGCGTCTCATCGAGGCTCGACGTCAATCGGGCGAAATCATGGGAGGCCTGAGCCTCCATGTCGTCCAAGCGGCGCATGAACTCCTCCGGGAGGACACCCTCCTCGGCGGACGTGGCCTCGTCCATCCGCTCCAGCCGATCCTGCTGCGCCGCCCGTACAGCGGAGACGATGTGGTCCGCCAGGTCCATGGATCCGAAACGCATCGCCCGCGCGTCCAGCCGCAGCGTAGCCAGCAGGCCGTCCTCACCCACGACGGCGCCCACCATGCCTCCGGCGGCCTCTCCGGTGCCAGTGGGCTCGTCATTCTCAGGTGCCGCAGGCACGTCATCACTCCAGCCTCAAGCGCCACTTCTGGCAGATCATAACCAAAGGTATTAAACCGCCATATCCCACTACTGGCCATTGCACAGCGAAATATCGATCATGCAAGGTCCGGGGGCACGCTGGCGCCGGTCGGTGGGGCATCGGACCCGGCCGACATTCGGCGGGCCGTTCCTCCCCGCGCTCGGGAGTGTCTTCGCCCCGGGGGCGCGAGACCACCTTCGCAGCCACCGGTGGCTCTCTGCCCCGCGCTGTTCCCGGACTGCTCGTCTCCGCCGACGCGTTGGCGGCAGCCTAGGTTCTCCCGTATAGGGGCCACGACCAGATTCGTGCGTACGGGTCATCCAGCCGATCGGGAACGGGTCCCGCTCCGCCGAGGCTCCGTCGCGCGACCAGAACGCTAGCAACCCAGCGACTGATCTGTCAGCAACCCGGCGACTATTCCGTCAGCCGACCACCGACTGTGCCATCCTGAACCAATGGTCAGCAGCGCACAGACTCCTCTCGGCAAGGTTCTGCCACGGCGCGCCGAAACAGCTGTGGAAGAGGCGCTGTCCGACACCCGCGTGACTCTCGTCACGGGGGCCCGCCAGTGTGGCAAGAGCACCCTGGTCCGGCTCCTCGCCAAGGGGCGTGCGGGGGAGTGGCGTAATCTCGACAATCCGGCAGCCCGTCAGGCCGCGATCGCGGATCCTGCCGGCTTCGTGGCGTTCCCCGAACTCATGGTGATCGACGAGATCCAGCGCGCCCCCGAACTGCTGCTCGCCATCAAGGAGCAGGTGGACTCCGATCCCAGACCGGGTCGCTACCTGCTGACCGGTTCGGCCCGGATACTCGGGCTCCGGGTCCTTCCCGACGCGCTGCCCGGCCGGATGGAGACCATCGAGCTGTGGCCGTTCTCGCAGGGCGAGATCGACGGCGCGGCCGACGGGTTCATGGACGCGATCTTCGCCGAAGGCGAGAACCTCCACCACACGTCGGCGGTCAACCGCGCCGAGTACGCGGAGCGGATCGTCCGAGGTGGATTTCCCGAAGCGGTCGCGCGGACCAACGTCCGCAGGAGGGAGCGATTTCTCGACTCGTATGTCGCGGATCTCATCGCACGTGATGTGAGCCGGTTGGCGGAGATCGAACGGCCAGCGGAGATGCGGGCTCTGATCCGGCTGCTGGCCGCCCGGTCGGGTCAGTTACTGGTCGCCGCGCCCCTGGGCAACGGGATCGGGCTTTCCGCGAGCACGGTGCATCGTTACCTGAGCCTGCTGGAAGAGGTGTTCCTGATCAAGCGAATCCCCGCCTGGTCACGTAACCTCAGTAGCCGCGCGGTCGGAACGTCCAAAGTCGTCTTCGTCGATTCGGGAATCGCGGCGAACCTCCTGGGCGCGGACTCCAGGAGTCTGCTCCGTCCCGACGGCGCCTTCGGCCCGCTCCTGGAGGGCTTCGTCCTCATGGAGCTGGCCCGCCAGCTCACCTGGTCCGACGAGCGCGTGGAACTGTTCCACTACCGCACCAAGGACAAGGTGGAGGTCGACGTCGTTCTGGAGAACCGCCAGGGTCGGGTGGTCGGTATCGAGGTGAAGGCATCGTCGACGGTACGACCGGATGATTTCCGGGGACTACGGCATCTCGCCGACCGTCTCGGCGACGACTTCGCGGTGGGGGTGGTCCTTTACACCGGGACGCAGACGCTCCCGTTCGGGGAGCGTATGCGCGCGATGCCGGTGAGCGCTCTCTGGGAGGTGGCCGCGCCTCATTAGAGGTGTTGCGGTGCTGCGGCCGTCCGGTGGAACCCCACGCCGTCCGGTGCGGTGGAACGGCCGGCCGTTCAGGGGCGAGTACGGCGGAGCCGTAGGTAGGCGGCCAGGCCCGCCACGGTCCAGAAAAGTGCCGCGGCGGAGAGCGCGGGCAGGGCACCGCCGAGCGTGCCGGCGTTGGCGGCGCGCATCCAGGGCATGATCGGCACTGTGAAGCGGCCTGCGGGGCTGATGCTGATCAGCAGTAGGGCCAGATAGCCGCCGAACAGGACCAGCATCGAGACGGCGGGGGAGGACAGGATCGGCCTGCTGGTCAGCGCGCCCAGCGCCGTCCCGACGCTCAGGCCGACCAGGTGCAGCACGATGCCCTGCGCCAGGTCGCCCGGGCTCGGCATGGCGGCGAAGCCGATGCCCAGCGGCAGCACGACCGCGATCGCCGCCATCCCGAGGTTGACGGCGAGCGCGGCGAGCAGCCCGGCGCCCACCTCCCGGCCGGGCCGCCCGGCCGCCGTCATCGAGATCAGCCGCTGCGTCGCCGGCTCGGTGTCGAGCAACCCCCGGGCGGCCCAGGCGAAGACGAGGATGAGCAGTCCGGCGGAGTCGGCGTAGGAGGACAGCTCCTTGCCCGCCGGGACCGTCGTCGAGTAGAAGACGGCCAGCATCGCGAACAGCCCGATCATCGGCTGGAACAGCCGGTGCGACCGGGCGTAGGCGGCCAGCTTGAAACGGACGAGGGGGATCATGCATGTCTCCCGGGCGTGCGGCGGGTGCCGCCGTGTCGTGCGGAAGGGGCTCCCGCGTCCGTGGGACGGCCGGCACCAGGTGGAAGCTCTCCGGCCCTCACGAGATCCGCCTGGTGGTGTGGCCGTCGGCACGGAGCTTCTGTTCGACCTCATCGGCCGCCGCGGCGTCGACGAGCACCTCGATGACCGCCTGCCTCGGCCGTTCGCCGGACCGGGCGGTGACCGCTCCGCCGTCGACCAGCCAGTGGTCGGCGCCGGGGAAGTCCTGGAGCTGGTTCTGGTGGTCGCTGACCACGACCGTCCCGCCATTCGCGGCGATCTCGCCGATGATCACGGGGAGTTCGGTGCGGGTCTGCTCGTCCAGCCCGGCGAACGGCTCGTCCAGGATCAGCAGGTCGGGCGGGGCCAGCAGCGCCTGGATCAGCCCGGTCTTCTGCGCGCTGCCCTTGGACAGGTCGCCGAGTGGCTGGTCCAGCAGGTGCGTCGCGTTCAGCCGCTCGGCCAGCTCCTGTGCCCCGGCGGCGGAGACGCCCCGGATCCGGGCCAGGTGAGTGAGGTAGGCGGTGACGGTGAACGGCTGGTCCACCGGGAAGACGTCGGGGGCGTAGCCGACGACGCGGGGCCGGTCGGCGATCGAGCCTCTGGACGGCGGGATGATCCCGGCGAGTAGGCGGAGCAGGGTGGACTTGCCCGCGCCGTTACGGCCGGTGACCTCGATGACGGAACCCGCGCGGAGGGTGAGCTCGACGTCCCGCAGGACCCAGGGACCGCGACGCGCGTATCTGAAGGACACACCGGAGAGCCGCATAGATCCGCAACACTACCGCGATCACTCGCTTTACCGGTCCTGTCGGATCAGAATGAAGACCATCGAAACGGAGGAAAGGGTCCGGGGTTGAATCGTTTCCCGCGGGTGCTGGCGGTACGTGCCGGATATGATCCCGACCAGGTCGACACGTTGGTCCGCCGGATCGAAGGCACCCTCGGCAGGGGCGCCCCAGACGGGGAGCCGATCACCGCCGACGAGATCCGCGCCGTGCGGTTCCGGACGAAACTCGGCGGTTACCACGAGGTGGCCGTGGACTTCGCGC from Streptosporangium sp. NBC_01756 includes the following:
- a CDS encoding YbaB/EbfC family nucleoid-associated protein; its protein translation is MPAAPENDEPTGTGEAAGGMVGAVVGEDGLLATLRLDARAMRFGSMDLADHIVSAVRAAQQDRLERMDEATSAEEGVLPEEFMRRLDDMEAQASHDFARLTSSLDETLRRLEER
- a CDS encoding ATP-binding protein; its protein translation is MVSSAQTPLGKVLPRRAETAVEEALSDTRVTLVTGARQCGKSTLVRLLAKGRAGEWRNLDNPAARQAAIADPAGFVAFPELMVIDEIQRAPELLLAIKEQVDSDPRPGRYLLTGSARILGLRVLPDALPGRMETIELWPFSQGEIDGAADGFMDAIFAEGENLHHTSAVNRAEYAERIVRGGFPEAVARTNVRRRERFLDSYVADLIARDVSRLAEIERPAEMRALIRLLAARSGQLLVAAPLGNGIGLSASTVHRYLSLLEEVFLIKRIPAWSRNLSSRAVGTSKVVFVDSGIAANLLGADSRSLLRPDGAFGPLLEGFVLMELARQLTWSDERVELFHYRTKDKVEVDVVLENRQGRVVGIEVKASSTVRPDDFRGLRHLADRLGDDFAVGVVLYTGTQTLPFGERMRAMPVSALWEVAAPH
- a CDS encoding ABC transporter ATP-binding protein, which produces MSFRYARRGPWVLRDVELTLRAGSVIEVTGRNGAGKSTLLRLLAGIIPPSRGSIADRPRVVGYAPDVFPVDQPFTVTAYLTHLARIRGVSAAGAQELAERLNATHLLDQPLGDLSKGSAQKTGLIQALLAPPDLLILDEPFAGLDEQTRTELPVIIGEIAANGGTVVVSDHQNQLQDFPGADHWLVDGGAVTARSGERPRQAVIEVLVDAAAADEVEQKLRADGHTTRRIS